The Psilocybe cubensis strain MGC-MH-2018 chromosome 7, whole genome shotgun sequence genome has a window encoding:
- a CDS encoding Centromere/kinetochore protein zw10-like protein (Centromere/kinetochore protein zw10 homolog), with amino-acid sequence MANVATNRKTRPNMIMTGLCKARPVDRMAFPVPEHLPKRSTPVDISSKILYKIDSATKDTLTSALVSSWIHDLDNSIHETEQRIHDRIQSDLPTFQHQLKTCKSVQTRFETLTSAVEELRSSLSNPETGLVPTLLSTLEKHSSLAQEASDATTVHQGWSYLVKCKNAYLSVLSFVQQGKLPEAVESSVEAQHLVDGMPEYLKQTSVVVDLKQKFNAIKAKTQDQLSDAFSRSITITSTEITVYPRVQVRQSDTILDLSAILRSLEPSLLSSYWSTLRRDLMAHFVDHILKQPYNVIVKSSLGHEVQLSLIPAPPNTEDLRTRLDNVSTVLKFLSSNVFPHLPSQERCQFIRTLAKPVTTSVLNNLLMPSLPGSFGLLPSYLELLKRAVSFEEHDVGITLESDVKEGSIRLWSDGVSGHYERRRRVEILELARKEVLLPEDNEIFEAYTEGGPETSLPSVIPVQPDEDFREDAWGFDEPITANSTAEPADGWGFDDDMDIAPAAESSNGNDEEVEPITPVDSNTPVDSKFVADTTQNPEPDPADAWGWNDDDDPPTEDVPEDNPWDDPWEDSTPVELVPEPPKPPPIASSTPAKAATRLEKLASKNKKHLNGKTHSVLSFPPTPETPPQTITFTPPSPTLPPSPKVAPPKVNRSNGTKRPADVVTTIVPKELYKVPKRTKRILKMVETVIDESKLFYASNLFPPSLDSASTPGAILVQSASSIVELYLALYPVKFSKELESAERGMLFSNSCLYMSGSIQRIEDTIYGQPTLKERLMECRNRLQILGHNWFDDTVERQQLKVNQILLDGAQGFTYTGDQDRYDECEAAVNETLQHIKRLAQNLKGILTKHKYYSALGAVVDTALLRILQDVLALSDIPEVESHRISELCRILTALEGLFSEDPQEPSFVLEFVPNWLKFSYLSELLEASLADITYLFEQGALVDFQVDELVNLVRSLFSDTILRTNTINKIMGGHPVQSH; translated from the exons ATGGCTAATGTGGCCACTAACAGAAAGACGCGTCCCAACATGATCATGACGGGACTG TGCAAGGCACGACCTGTGGACAGAATGGCTTTCCCGGTACCAGAACACTTACCCAAACGTTCAACCCCTGTCGATATTTCATCCAAAATCCTCTACAAGATTGATTCAGCTACCAAAGACACCTTGACCTCTGCTTTGGTCTCGTCATGGATACACGACCTAGACAACTCGATACATGAAACGGAA CAACGTATTCATGACCGCATACAATCCGACCTTCCTACATTTCAGCATCAACTGAAGACCTGCAAGTCTGTTCAAACCCGCTTTGAAACTCTAACGAGTGCCGTAGAAGAGCTGAGGAGCTCACTATCTAACCCAGAG ACTGGACTCGTTCCTACCCTCCTTTCGACCTTAGAGAAACATTCTTCTTTGGCTCAAGAGGCTAGTGACGCTACCACTGTGCATCAAGGGTGGTCATACCTTGTGAAATGCAAAAATGCATACTTGTCTGTGTTATCATTTGTTCAACAGGGTAAATTACCAGAGGCCGTAGAGTCTAGTGTTGAGGCACAGCATCTTGTGGATGGTATGCCAGAATATCTCAAACAAACCTCCGTTGTTGTCGATCTGAAG CAAAAATTCAATGCAATCAAAGCAAAAACGCAAGATCAACTCAGCGACGCATTCTCAAGGAGTATTACTATCACTTCGACTGAAATCACAGTCTACCCAAGGGTGCAAG TGAGACAGTCCGATACAATCCTTGACCTTTCCGCCATACTACGATCCCTTGAACCGTCCTTGTTATCAAGTTACTGGTCCACATTAAGGAGAGATCTAATGGCACACTTTGTCGACCACATCCTTAAGCAGCCTTATAATGTGATAGTGAAAAGCTCGCTTGGACATGAAGTACAGCTATCGCTTATCCCCGCCCCACCAAATACAGAGGACCTCAGGACACGTCTGGATAATGTATCAACTGTATTGAAGTTTCTGTCATCCAATGTGTTTCCACATCTTCCCTCACAGGAACGTTGTCAATTTATACGGACCCTAGCCAAACCTGTCACCACGAGTGTTCTCAATAACCTCTTAATGCCATCACTGCCTGGTTCTTTTGGCCTTCTCCCGTCATACCTCGAACTTCTCAAGCGCGCGGTATCTTTCGAAGAACATGATGTTGGTATTACTTTGGAGAGTGATGTAAAAGAAGGGTCCATCCGACTCTGGTCAGATGGTGTTTCTGGTCACTACGAAAGGCGACGGCGAGTCGAGATCCTAGAACTTGCACGTAAAGAAGTCTTACTACCCGAAGACAACGAAATATTTGAGGCATATACGGAAGGCGGCCCTGAAACCTCATTACCCAGTGTCATTCCGGTTCAACCTGACGAGGACTTCAGAGAGGATGCATGGGGATTTGATGAGCCCATTACTGCAAATTCTACGGCAGAACCTGCGGATGGTTGGGGCTTTGACGATGATATGGATATTGCGCCAGCTGCAGAATCTTCAAATGGAAacgatgaagaggtggaACCGATTACTCCTGTTGATTCTAACACACCCGTTGATTCAAAGTTTGTCGCTGATACGACCCAGAACCCAGAACCTGATCCAGCCGATGCGTGGGGTTGgaacgacgatgatgatccTCCTACGGAAGATGTCCCCGAAGACAATCCATGGGATGATCCTTGGGAAGATTCTACCCCTGTAGAACTTGTGCCCGAACCACCCAAACCCCCGCCGATCGCATCTTCGACTCCTGCCAAAGCTGCCACAAGACTGGAAAAATTGGCGTCTAAAAACAAGAAACATCTCAACGGCAAAACACATTCTGTACTTTCATTCCCCCCAACCCCCGAAACGCCTCCACAAACAATAACATTTACACCACCATCGCCTACATTACCACCTTCACCCAAAGTTGCTCCTCCCAAAGTCAATCGCTCCAATGGCACAAAACGTCCCGCAGACGTTGTGACAACAATTGTACCCAAGGAATTGTACAAAGTACCCAAAAGAACGAAACGCATTTTGAAAATGGTTGAGACCGTTATCGATGAGAGCAAACTCTTTTACGCATCTAATTTATTTCCACCTTCGCTGGATTCTGCATCGACACCTGGTGCTATTCTCGTTCAATCTGCTTCTTCAATAGTGGAGCTATATTTGGCCTTATATCCTGTTAAATTTTCTAAAGAGCTCGAGTCTGCGGAACGGGGAATGCTGTTTTCAAACAGCTGTCTGTATATGTCTGGCTCTATTCAGCGAATAGAAGACACAATATACGGACAGCCCACCCTTAAAGAACGATTGATGGAATGCCGAAATCGTCTGCAAATCTTGGGGCACAATTGGTTTGATGATACTGTT GAACGTCAGCAGCTCAAAGTCAACCAAATATTACTCGACGGGGCCCAAGGATTTACCTACACCGGAGATCAAGACCGGTACGATGAATGCGAAGCAGCGGTCAATGAAACACTTCAACATATCAAACGTCTTGCCCAAAATTTGAAG GGTATCCTGACCAAACACAAATACTATTCTGCACTTGGTGCAGTCGTCGATACCGCCCTTCTGAGAATTTTGCAAGACGTACTGGCCCTGTCGGATATACCCGAAGTTGAATCGCATAGAATAAGCGAACTTTGTCGCATTCTAACTGCACTGGAAGGTCTTTTCAGCGAGGATCCACAGGAG CCCTCTTTCGTCTTGGAATTTGTACCTAACTGGCTCAAGTTTTCATATCTCTCCGAACTTTTG GAGGCATCCTTGGCAGATATAACATATTTGTTTGAACAAGGCGCACTTGTTGATTTCCAAGTTGACGAACTTGTGAATTTAGTCCGAAGTCTGTTTTCGGACACCATATTACGGACAAATACCATAAATAAAATAATGGGCGGGCATCCCGTTCAATCTCACTGA